In one Mesorhizobium australicum genomic region, the following are encoded:
- a CDS encoding GNAT family N-acetyltransferase: MTAHDISIRRATHADLDMLSALITASYATLDDGSYDRAQLTAAMPFMSKANPRLVESGTYYVVEADGVPAACGGWSLSAPWTGEIVDGVGHIRHFATHPAFKRRGIAGRLLAHCLAEARAQGVTLMKSQASLPGVPFYESFGFRRIGQVMTSVAGNPLPAIDMELRLD, translated from the coding sequence ATGACGGCTCATGACATCTCGATCAGGCGCGCCACGCACGCCGACCTCGACATGCTGTCGGCGCTGATCACGGCGTCCTATGCGACGCTGGACGACGGCAGCTACGATCGCGCGCAACTGACGGCCGCGATGCCGTTCATGTCGAAAGCCAATCCGAGGCTGGTCGAGAGCGGCACCTACTACGTCGTGGAAGCGGACGGCGTTCCCGCGGCCTGCGGTGGCTGGAGCCTGTCCGCACCCTGGACCGGCGAGATCGTCGACGGCGTCGGCCACATCCGGCACTTCGCCACCCATCCGGCCTTCAAGCGCAGGGGCATCGCCGGGCGCCTGCTCGCCCACTGCCTCGCCGAAGCGCGCGCGCAAGGCGTGACGCTGATGAAAAGCCAGGCGAGCCTGCCCGGCGTCCCGTTCTACGAATCGTTCGGGTTCCGGCGGATCGGCCAGGTCATGACCAGCGTCGCAGGCAACCCGCTGCCAGCGATCGACATGGAATTGCGGCTCGACTGA
- the recR gene encoding recombination mediator RecR has translation MSSKRIAGPEIERLIQLLAKVPGLGPRSARRAALHLIKKKEQLLGPLAHAMADAVDKVRVCSVCGNVDTSDPCMICSDPRRDDSTIVVVEDVSDLWALERAGVQNARFHVLGGTLSPLDGVGPDDLTIAKLVSRVAAGGVAEVIIAVNATIEGQTTAHYITDQLAGMGVKVTRLAHGVPVGGELDYLDEGTLAAALKSRTAF, from the coding sequence ATGTCCTCCAAGCGAATCGCCGGCCCCGAGATCGAGCGCCTGATCCAGCTTCTGGCCAAGGTGCCGGGGCTGGGGCCGCGTTCGGCGCGCCGGGCGGCCCTGCATCTCATCAAGAAGAAGGAGCAGCTTCTCGGCCCGTTGGCGCACGCGATGGCTGACGCGGTCGACAAGGTGCGCGTCTGCTCGGTCTGCGGCAATGTCGACACGTCGGACCCGTGCATGATCTGCTCCGATCCGCGCCGCGACGATTCCACGATCGTCGTGGTCGAGGACGTGTCCGATCTGTGGGCGCTGGAGCGGGCGGGCGTGCAGAATGCGCGCTTCCACGTGCTGGGCGGCACGCTGTCGCCGCTGGACGGTGTCGGGCCGGACGACCTCACCATCGCCAAGCTCGTCTCGCGCGTGGCGGCCGGTGGCGTGGCGGAGGTGATCATCGCCGTCAACGCCACGATCGAAGGCCAGACGACGGCGCACTATATCACCGATCAGCTTGCGGGGATGGGCGTGAAGGTGACGCGGCTGGCGCATGGCGTGCCGGTGGGGGGCGAACTCGACTATCTCGACGAGGGGACGCTCGCGGCGGCGCTCAAATCGCGGACGGCGTTTTGA
- a CDS encoding lytic murein transglycosylase — translation MNRVPSRPPLSCRTSPPQGGRAALRVFLAAALFALASPVQAASVSDQFRAWLDADLWPAAKAQGVSRKTFDAAFAGVSPNLKLPDLVMPGEKPKPPKKQHQAEFGSPGNYFAEKTLQPVTSGGRARVGRVSQTLSAVEKRYGVPGEIVLAIWGRESGFGAAKIPYDAFEVLGTKAFMATRKDMFRKEVLAALTILQKGFATRAMMKTSWAGAMGQPQFLPTSFLNHAVDADGDGIRDIWTSTPDTLASIANYLKHYGWVSGRDWGFEVSVPDSVSCALEGPDRGKRISEWASMGITRVSGKPFPAHEAKAEGYLLMPAGRAGPAFIVTPNFYVLKEYNESDLYALFVGHAADRIAGGDRTFSGSWGKVGGMLRSDIAKLQERLEAKGYDVGGADGLPGYKTRRSIGEWQAKNGQAPTCFPSQALVRSLP, via the coding sequence ATGAATCGCGTTCCTTCGCGCCCCCCTCTGTCCTGCCGGACATCTCCCCCACAAGGGGGGCGTGCCGCGCTCCGGGTGTTCTTAGCAGCCGCGCTCTTCGCCCTCGCCTCCCCAGTCCAAGCCGCCTCCGTCTCCGACCAGTTCCGCGCCTGGCTCGACGCCGATCTTTGGCCTGCGGCCAAGGCGCAGGGCGTGTCGCGAAAGACGTTCGACGCCGCCTTCGCCGGTGTGTCGCCCAACCTCAAGCTGCCCGACCTCGTCATGCCCGGCGAGAAGCCGAAGCCGCCGAAGAAGCAGCATCAGGCGGAGTTCGGCTCGCCCGGCAATTATTTCGCCGAGAAGACGCTTCAGCCGGTGACATCCGGCGGGCGGGCGCGGGTGGGGCGGGTGTCGCAGACACTGTCCGCCGTCGAGAAGCGCTACGGCGTGCCGGGCGAAATCGTGCTGGCGATCTGGGGCCGCGAATCCGGCTTCGGCGCGGCCAAGATCCCCTATGACGCGTTCGAGGTGCTCGGCACCAAGGCCTTCATGGCCACCCGCAAGGACATGTTCCGCAAGGAGGTGCTGGCGGCGCTGACGATCCTCCAGAAGGGCTTTGCGACGCGAGCGATGATGAAGACGTCGTGGGCGGGCGCGATGGGCCAGCCGCAGTTCCTGCCGACCTCGTTCCTCAACCACGCGGTCGACGCCGATGGCGACGGCATTCGCGACATCTGGACCTCGACGCCGGACACGCTGGCCTCGATCGCCAACTATCTCAAGCATTATGGCTGGGTGTCGGGCCGCGACTGGGGTTTCGAGGTGAGCGTGCCGGACAGCGTGTCCTGCGCATTGGAAGGGCCTGATCGCGGCAAGCGCATCTCCGAGTGGGCGTCGATGGGCATCACGCGGGTCTCGGGCAAGCCGTTCCCTGCGCACGAGGCGAAGGCCGAGGGCTACCTGTTGATGCCGGCCGGCCGCGCCGGCCCGGCCTTCATCGTCACGCCCAACTTCTACGTGCTCAAGGAATACAACGAGAGTGACCTCTACGCGCTCTTCGTCGGTCATGCGGCGGATCGCATTGCCGGCGGCGACCGCACCTTCTCCGGCTCCTGGGGCAAGGTCGGCGGGATGCTGCGCTCCGACATTGCGAAGCTTCAGGAACGGCTGGAGGCGAAGGGCTACGATGTCGGCGGGGCCGACGGCCTGCCGGGCTACAAGACCCGCCGCTCGATCGGCGAATGGCAGGCAAAGAACGGACAGGCTCCGACCTGCTTCCCGAGCCAGGCCCTGGTCAGGTCTTTGCCCTGA
- a CDS encoding AI-2E family transporter: protein MNAGEPIEPVEADKAVQEKWPSLRGLVLGIFIILLFSSLYFAREFFMPVVLAFLFALTLTPIVRFLRKRGIPSPISATLLVFFTAGSLAIAGYLLSGPVTDLVNEAPQIGSQIREKLSELRGPIDRLLRISRDIDEATDNVTAADTQRVVVQQPGIISRAAGNLLSAGTTVAITLMLTVFLLASGTLFYEKIVQSFGTLSDKKRALRIVYDVEREISRYLLTVAVINFCLGAAIGLGLWAIGMPMPFVWGAAAALLNFLPYIGAAMTIIGVSAVSLVSFETLTMAAIPPAFVLMCNITEGQIVTPVTVGRRLELNAVAVFIAVAFWSWLWGFIGALIAVPILVIIKVFCDHFDELRPIGNFLAAHQAVEPSEPAEPVRAKT, encoded by the coding sequence ATGAATGCCGGGGAACCAATCGAGCCCGTGGAGGCCGACAAGGCCGTTCAGGAGAAATGGCCAAGCCTGCGTGGACTGGTGCTCGGCATCTTCATCATCCTGCTTTTCTCGTCGCTCTATTTCGCGCGCGAGTTTTTCATGCCCGTGGTTCTCGCCTTCCTGTTCGCGCTGACGCTGACGCCGATCGTCCGCTTCCTGCGCAAGCGTGGCATCCCCTCGCCGATCTCCGCCACCCTGCTTGTCTTCTTTACCGCCGGCAGCCTCGCGATCGCCGGCTACCTGCTCAGCGGCCCGGTGACGGATCTCGTCAACGAGGCCCCGCAGATCGGGTCCCAGATCAGGGAAAAGCTCAGCGAGTTGCGTGGCCCGATCGACCGGCTGCTGCGCATCTCTCGCGACATCGACGAGGCGACCGATAACGTCACCGCCGCCGACACCCAGCGCGTGGTGGTGCAGCAGCCCGGCATCATCTCGCGCGCCGCCGGCAACCTTCTGAGCGCCGGCACGACCGTCGCCATCACGCTGATGCTGACGGTGTTTCTGCTCGCCTCCGGAACGCTGTTCTACGAGAAGATCGTGCAGTCCTTCGGCACCCTCAGCGACAAGAAGCGCGCGCTGCGTATCGTCTACGACGTCGAGCGCGAGATCTCGCGCTACCTGCTGACGGTCGCCGTCATCAATTTCTGCCTCGGCGCGGCGATCGGACTCGGGCTGTGGGCGATCGGCATGCCGATGCCGTTCGTGTGGGGCGCCGCGGCGGCACTCCTCAACTTCCTGCCCTATATCGGCGCGGCGATGACGATCATCGGCGTGTCGGCCGTGTCGCTCGTCTCGTTCGAGACGCTGACCATGGCGGCCATCCCGCCGGCCTTCGTGCTGATGTGCAACATCACCGAAGGGCAGATCGTGACGCCCGTTACGGTCGGCCGCAGGCTGGAGCTCAACGCGGTGGCGGTGTTCATTGCCGTCGCGTTCTGGTCATGGCTGTGGGGCTTCATCGGCGCGCTGATCGCCGTGCCGATTCTCGTTATCATCAAGGTCTTCTGCGACCATTTCGACGAACTCAGGCCAATCGGCAACTTCCTGGCCGCGCATCAGGCGGTGGAGCCGTCCGAGCCTGCGGAGCCGGTCAGGGCAAAGACCTGA
- a CDS encoding LLM class flavin-dependent oxidoreductase, whose protein sequence is MALLSVLDLAPVTEGNTVSQSLANSLDLARHVEKLGYNRYWLAEHHNMPGIASAATSVVIAHIAGGTSTIRVGAGGVMLPNHSPLVIAEQFGTLAALHPGRIDLGLGRAPGTDMATARALRRNLDAGADNFPQDVVELINYFAPEAPNRHVHAYPGEGQEVPVWILGSSTYGAQLAAMLGLPYAFASHFAPAELDRALDIYRARFEPSQFLDKPYVMLGVNITAADTDAEARLLFSSMQQAFVAIRTNTRGKLKPPVEGYYESLEPMSRAILDQTLSQAIVGAPETVSRGVEAFLQRTGADELMVTAQIFDHAARKRSYEILADVHLGLSKAA, encoded by the coding sequence ATGGCTCTGCTCTCCGTTCTCGACCTCGCTCCCGTCACCGAAGGCAACACCGTCTCGCAGTCGCTGGCCAACAGCCTCGACCTTGCGCGACACGTCGAGAAGCTCGGTTACAACCGATACTGGCTTGCCGAGCATCACAACATGCCCGGCATCGCCAGCGCGGCGACCTCGGTGGTGATCGCCCACATCGCCGGCGGCACGTCGACCATACGCGTCGGGGCAGGCGGCGTGATGCTGCCAAACCATTCGCCGTTGGTGATCGCCGAGCAGTTCGGCACCCTGGCAGCGCTGCATCCCGGCCGGATCGACCTCGGCCTTGGCCGCGCGCCGGGAACCGACATGGCGACGGCGCGGGCGCTCAGGCGCAATCTCGACGCGGGCGCGGACAACTTCCCGCAGGACGTCGTCGAGCTGATCAACTATTTCGCCCCCGAGGCACCGAACCGCCATGTGCACGCCTATCCCGGCGAGGGCCAGGAGGTGCCGGTGTGGATCCTCGGATCGAGCACCTACGGCGCGCAGCTGGCCGCCATGCTCGGCCTGCCTTATGCCTTCGCCTCCCACTTCGCGCCAGCCGAGCTCGACCGCGCGCTGGACATTTACCGCGCCCGCTTCGAGCCGTCGCAGTTCCTCGACAAGCCCTATGTCATGCTGGGCGTCAACATCACCGCCGCCGACACCGACGCGGAGGCGCGGCTGCTGTTCTCCTCCATGCAGCAGGCCTTCGTGGCGATCCGCACCAATACGCGCGGCAAGCTGAAGCCGCCGGTGGAAGGGTACTACGAGAGCCTCGAGCCGATGTCGCGCGCCATCCTCGACCAGACGCTGTCGCAGGCCATCGTCGGCGCGCCGGAGACGGTCAGCCGCGGCGTGGAGGCTTTCCTGCAGCGGACCGGCGCCGACGAGTTGATGGTCACGGCCCAGATCTTCGACCACGCCGCGCGCAAGAGATCCTACGAGATCCTCGCCGACGTCCATCTCGGCCTCTCGAAGGCGGCCTGA
- a CDS encoding Kazal-type serine protease inhibitor family protein codes for MVLAACVAEEGPIGPGPQYCSREYAPVCARRGDDRRTFPNDCEADRAGYYVIRDGQCRRDRPDYPDEPRPPRPPRPDRPQACPMIYAPVCAQRGSDRRTFDNDCQAASAGYRVIRDGQCGGGQMQPPGQPGAVPGGPGGRPGTIEGGPGASSPIGQPGASAPGGGGQAVCTREYAPVCGVVGGSQQTFSNECVARAEGARRIRPGQC; via the coding sequence GTGGTGCTCGCCGCGTGCGTCGCGGAAGAGGGCCCGATCGGCCCCGGCCCGCAATACTGCTCGCGCGAATACGCACCGGTCTGCGCCCGCCGCGGCGACGACCGCCGCACCTTCCCCAACGATTGCGAGGCCGACCGGGCCGGCTACTACGTGATCCGCGATGGCCAGTGCCGGCGCGACCGGCCGGACTATCCCGACGAGCCCCGCCCGCCGCGTCCGCCCCGCCCCGATCGTCCGCAGGCCTGCCCGATGATCTATGCGCCGGTCTGCGCCCAGCGGGGAAGCGATCGCCGTACCTTCGACAATGACTGCCAGGCCGCATCTGCCGGCTACCGCGTTATCCGCGATGGCCAGTGCGGCGGCGGGCAGATGCAGCCTCCGGGCCAGCCGGGCGCTGTCCCGGGCGGTCCCGGCGGCCGTCCCGGCACGATCGAGGGCGGCCCGGGTGCTTCCTCGCCCATTGGCCAGCCGGGCGCCAGCGCTCCGGGTGGTGGGGGGCAGGCTGTCTGCACGCGTGAATATGCGCCGGTCTGCGGTGTGGTCGGCGGCTCGCAGCAGACCTTCTCGAACGAATGCGTTGCGCGCGCCGAAGGCGCCCGTCGCATCCGCCCCGGCCAGTGCTGA
- a CDS encoding LLM class flavin-dependent oxidoreductase gives MELGLYTFGDVDPAHAGTGAAGEKRVRELIAEIELADQVGLDVFGLGEHHRPDYVASAPAMILAAAASRTNRIRLTSAVTVLSSDDPVRVFQQYSTLDLISGGRAEIMAGRGSFIESFPLFGYDLNDYETLFSEKLELLAKLRDEVRVSWPGGRHTPRIDGLGVFPRPVQEKLALWIAVGGTPQSVVRAATLGLPMALAIIGGEPARFQPFFNLYRQTARKAGHDPAHLATSLNVHGFVGETSDQAADDFYGPQAAVMNRIGRERGWGPTSRAHFDQARGPDGNLFVGDPETVANKIVAMHRIFGNDRFMLQMAIGLMPHDRLMKAIELYGTRVAPLVRQRVGDSQAA, from the coding sequence ATGGAACTCGGCCTTTACACCTTCGGCGACGTCGATCCCGCCCATGCCGGCACGGGTGCTGCGGGCGAGAAGCGCGTGCGCGAACTGATCGCGGAGATCGAGCTTGCCGACCAGGTCGGGCTCGACGTGTTCGGGCTGGGCGAACATCACCGCCCCGACTACGTGGCCTCCGCGCCCGCGATGATCCTCGCCGCCGCGGCCTCGCGCACGAATCGGATCAGGCTGACGAGCGCGGTCACCGTTCTGAGTTCCGACGATCCGGTGCGCGTGTTCCAGCAATATTCGACGCTCGACCTGATCTCGGGCGGCCGGGCCGAGATCATGGCCGGACGCGGCTCCTTCATCGAGAGCTTCCCGCTCTTCGGCTACGACCTCAACGACTACGAGACGCTGTTCTCCGAAAAGCTGGAACTGCTGGCGAAGCTGCGCGACGAGGTGCGCGTGTCCTGGCCGGGCGGCCGTCACACACCGCGGATCGACGGGCTCGGCGTGTTTCCCCGCCCCGTGCAGGAGAAGCTGGCGCTCTGGATCGCCGTCGGCGGCACGCCGCAGTCGGTTGTACGGGCGGCGACGCTCGGCCTGCCGATGGCGCTTGCGATCATCGGCGGGGAGCCGGCGCGGTTCCAGCCCTTCTTCAACCTCTACCGCCAGACCGCACGGAAGGCCGGGCACGATCCGGCCCATCTGGCGACGAGCCTCAACGTCCACGGCTTCGTTGGAGAGACGTCGGATCAGGCGGCGGACGACTTCTACGGTCCGCAGGCGGCGGTGATGAACAGGATCGGCCGCGAGCGCGGCTGGGGGCCGACCTCAAGGGCCCATTTCGACCAGGCGCGCGGCCCGGACGGCAATCTGTTCGTCGGCGATCCGGAAACGGTCGCGAACAAGATCGTCGCCATGCACCGCATCTTCGGCAACGACCGCTTCATGCTCCAGATGGCGATCGGCCTTATGCCGCACGACAGGCTGATGAAGGCGATCGAACTCTACGGCACCAGGGTCGCGCCGCTGGTGCGCCAGCGGGTCGGCGACAGCCAGGCCGCCTGA
- a CDS encoding DUF6481 family protein, translating to MAIYREKDFTERRNAAVEAKKALLERFKSRPSEDDPEVIARKQEREAILAARAIREKEKEKLRQEKLAREAAERAERERLAEIARKEAEEQARIEAEAREAEEKDRLSRYLAEEAEKKARRDARYAARKSRVGTRRTA from the coding sequence GTGGCAATTTACAGGGAAAAGGACTTCACGGAGAGGCGCAATGCCGCCGTTGAAGCGAAGAAGGCGTTGCTTGAACGGTTCAAGTCGCGTCCTTCGGAGGACGATCCGGAAGTGATCGCCCGCAAGCAGGAGCGCGAGGCCATCCTGGCCGCCCGCGCCATCCGCGAAAAAGAAAAAGAGAAGCTCCGGCAGGAGAAGCTCGCCCGCGAAGCGGCCGAACGTGCCGAACGCGAGCGTCTTGCGGAAATCGCCCGCAAGGAAGCCGAGGAGCAGGCCCGCATCGAGGCCGAGGCTCGCGAGGCCGAGGAAAAGGATCGCCTGTCGCGCTACCTCGCCGAGGAAGCCGAGAAGAAGGCACGGCGCGACGCGCGCTACGCCGCTCGGAAGTCTCGCGTCGGGACCCGCCGCACCGCCTGA
- a CDS encoding DNA recombination protein RmuC — protein MNDLSILLDRPVAQLGATTVTLGHALAGAGIVLLLLVGLLAAALWRSASARAQAAADAAQLARDAEMRMAEIVRQQVEMQTRMGLMNESLTARQAELNQSLGQRLDAMTGRIGQTMTEQTRSTHESLAKLQERLAVIDTAQGNIQSLAGQVVQLQAILSNKQTRGAFGQSRMEAIVADGLPHGAYEFQATLSNGSRPDCIVRMPNGTPPLVIDAKFPLEAWNAIRAAEAAEGSPEAAKAAAQAFRRDVEVHIKAISEKYLLTGETQDTAFMFVPSESIFAEIHENFEALVQRAHRARIVIVSPSLLMLSIQVIQSVLKDARMREQAHLIQGEVVRLMEDLSRLDDRVRKLQGHFALTAKDIDQIVTSADKLAKRGQKIEALEFGQAPDSADSSPAAEPSVGTRTGQLRLRVVDGDD, from the coding sequence ATGAACGATCTTTCGATTCTTCTCGACCGGCCCGTGGCGCAGCTCGGTGCGACGACCGTGACGCTCGGCCACGCGCTCGCCGGGGCCGGCATTGTCCTGCTGCTCCTCGTCGGGCTTCTGGCGGCGGCGCTGTGGCGGTCGGCGAGCGCGCGTGCCCAGGCGGCCGCGGATGCCGCGCAGCTCGCGCGCGACGCCGAGATGCGCATGGCCGAGATCGTTCGCCAGCAGGTCGAGATGCAGACGCGGATGGGGCTGATGAACGAGAGCCTGACCGCGCGCCAGGCCGAGCTCAACCAGTCGCTCGGCCAACGCCTCGACGCCATGACCGGGCGGATCGGCCAGACGATGACCGAGCAGACCCGCTCGACGCATGAGAGCCTGGCGAAGCTGCAGGAGCGGCTGGCGGTGATCGACACGGCGCAGGGCAATATCCAGTCGCTCGCCGGACAGGTCGTCCAATTGCAGGCGATCCTGTCGAACAAGCAGACGCGCGGCGCCTTCGGTCAGTCGCGCATGGAGGCGATCGTCGCCGATGGTCTGCCGCACGGCGCCTACGAGTTCCAGGCGACGCTGTCGAACGGCAGCCGCCCCGACTGCATCGTCAGGATGCCGAACGGCACACCGCCGCTGGTCATCGACGCCAAGTTCCCGCTGGAGGCATGGAACGCGATCCGCGCCGCCGAGGCGGCGGAGGGCTCGCCGGAAGCCGCCAAGGCCGCCGCGCAGGCGTTCCGGCGCGACGTTGAGGTGCATATCAAGGCGATCTCGGAGAAGTACCTGCTGACCGGCGAGACGCAGGACACGGCCTTCATGTTCGTGCCCTCGGAGTCCATCTTCGCCGAGATCCACGAGAACTTCGAGGCGCTGGTCCAGCGCGCGCACCGCGCCCGCATCGTCATCGTCTCGCCCTCGCTGCTGATGCTGTCGATCCAGGTGATCCAGTCGGTGCTCAAGGACGCCCGCATGCGCGAGCAGGCGCACCTGATCCAGGGCGAGGTGGTGCGACTGATGGAGGACCTGTCCCGTCTCGACGACCGCGTGCGCAAGTTGCAGGGGCATTTCGCGCTGACGGCGAAGGACATCGACCAGATCGTCACCTCGGCCGACAAGCTCGCCAAGCGCGGCCAGAAGATCGAGGCTCTGGAGTTCGGCCAGGCTCCGGACAGCGCGGATTCGTCGCCAGCGGCGGAACCCTCTGTGGGGACGCGCACCGGCCAGTTGCGGCTTCGCGTCGTCGACGGCGACGATTAG
- the def gene encoding peptide deformylase gives MSVKPLIILPDPLLRQVSKPVERVDAPLLKFAGDMLDTMYDAPGIGLAAIQVGEPLRLVVIDLAKEGETPEPQIFINPEIMASGNDTNVHEEGCLSIPDYYAEVERPASVTVRYLDKDGKQQELAADGLLATCLQHEIDHLNGVLFIDHISKLKRDMVMRKFKKLARTA, from the coding sequence ATGTCCGTCAAGCCCTTGATCATCCTTCCCGACCCGCTGCTGCGCCAGGTTTCCAAGCCCGTGGAGCGCGTCGACGCGCCGCTTCTGAAGTTTGCCGGCGACATGCTGGACACGATGTACGACGCCCCCGGCATCGGCCTTGCCGCGATCCAGGTGGGCGAGCCGCTGCGCCTGGTCGTCATCGACCTTGCCAAGGAGGGCGAGACGCCGGAGCCGCAGATCTTCATCAATCCGGAGATCATGGCTTCCGGCAACGACACCAATGTCCACGAGGAAGGCTGCCTTTCGATCCCCGACTACTATGCCGAGGTCGAGCGCCCGGCCAGCGTGACCGTCCGCTATCTCGACAAGGACGGCAAGCAGCAGGAACTCGCCGCGGACGGACTGCTGGCAACCTGCCTGCAGCACGAGATCGACCATCTGAACGGCGTGCTGTTCATCGACCATATCTCGAAGCTGAAGCGCGACATGGTGATGCGCAAGTTCAAGAAGCTCGCGCGCACCGCCTGA
- the yidC gene encoding membrane protein insertase YidC, translating into MTDNNRNLLITIILSVIILTVWQVFFMQPRIEAQREAARIEQERIAVQNSPTTEQPGQPAGAGVPGAPQTTVPGQASAPAGASREATVAAGNRVAIDTPALAGSINLAGARIDDLKLKAYHTEVDKSSPNIDLLNPASLPNGQYAEIGYVAGADAGAMPGPDTVWTAPAGATLTPSTPVTLTYTNDKGITFTRTIAVDANYMFTVSDKVENAGAAAVSLQNYGRVTRFDKPAHPSVYVIHEGLIGVTGEEGLQEIKYATLEEDKRVTPGKSTDGWLGITDKYWAVALVPSGAQPFQPNFSWFDDGRARFQADYLTDPIQLAPGASANVETLVFAGAKEVNKIQAYETDRQIRQFDLMIDWGWFYFITKPMFWLIDHLYKLLGNFGLAILATTVIVKAVFFPLANKSYASMANMKKMQPKMLEIREKYADDKMKQQQAMMELYKTEKINPLAGCWPILIQIPVFFALYKVLYVTIEMRHAPFFGWIQDLAAPDPTSIFNLFGLLPFAVPAFLLIGVWPIIMGITMFLQMRMNPTPPDPTQAMIFTWMPVIFTFMLASFPAGLVIYWAWNNSLSILQQGIIMKRQGAKIELWDNLIGIFKKKPTPAE; encoded by the coding sequence ATGACCGACAATAACCGCAACCTGCTCATCACGATCATCCTGTCGGTCATCATACTGACCGTCTGGCAGGTGTTCTTCATGCAGCCGCGCATCGAGGCGCAGCGCGAGGCCGCCCGGATCGAGCAGGAACGCATCGCCGTGCAGAATTCGCCGACGACCGAACAGCCCGGCCAGCCCGCCGGAGCCGGAGTGCCCGGTGCGCCCCAGACGACGGTGCCCGGCCAGGCTTCGGCGCCCGCGGGCGCCAGCCGCGAGGCTACGGTCGCCGCCGGCAACCGTGTCGCGATCGACACACCGGCGCTGGCCGGCTCGATCAACCTCGCCGGCGCGCGGATCGACGACCTGAAGCTCAAGGCCTACCACACCGAGGTCGACAAGAGCTCGCCCAACATCGACCTGCTCAATCCCGCCTCCCTGCCCAACGGCCAGTATGCCGAGATCGGCTACGTGGCCGGCGCCGACGCCGGCGCAATGCCGGGCCCCGATACGGTCTGGACGGCCCCGGCCGGCGCGACGCTCACTCCGTCGACCCCGGTCACGCTGACCTACACCAACGACAAGGGCATAACCTTCACGCGCACCATCGCGGTGGACGCGAACTACATGTTCACGGTCAGCGACAAGGTGGAAAATGCCGGTGCGGCCGCCGTTTCGCTTCAGAACTACGGTCGCGTCACGCGCTTCGACAAGCCGGCCCATCCGAGCGTCTACGTGATCCATGAGGGCCTGATCGGCGTAACCGGTGAGGAAGGCCTGCAGGAAATCAAATATGCCACCCTCGAGGAAGACAAGCGGGTCACGCCCGGCAAGTCGACCGACGGCTGGCTTGGCATCACCGACAAATACTGGGCCGTCGCGCTGGTCCCGTCGGGCGCCCAGCCCTTCCAGCCCAACTTCTCCTGGTTCGATGACGGCCGGGCCCGCTTCCAGGCCGACTACCTGACCGATCCGATCCAGCTCGCGCCGGGTGCCTCCGCCAATGTCGAGACGCTCGTCTTTGCCGGTGCCAAGGAAGTGAACAAGATCCAGGCCTACGAGACCGACCGGCAGATCCGGCAGTTCGACCTGATGATCGACTGGGGCTGGTTCTATTTCATCACCAAGCCGATGTTCTGGCTGATCGACCACCTCTACAAGCTGCTCGGCAATTTCGGCCTGGCGATCCTCGCCACCACGGTCATCGTCAAGGCCGTTTTCTTCCCGCTCGCCAACAAGAGCTACGCCTCGATGGCGAACATGAAGAAGATGCAGCCGAAGATGCTGGAGATCCGCGAGAAATACGCGGACGACAAGATGAAGCAGCAGCAGGCGATGATGGAGCTCTACAAGACGGAGAAGATCAATCCGCTTGCCGGCTGCTGGCCGATCCTGATCCAGATCCCCGTCTTCTTCGCGCTCTACAAGGTGCTGTACGTCACGATCGAGATGCGGCATGCGCCGTTCTTCGGCTGGATCCAGGACCTCGCGGCACCCGATCCGACCTCGATCTTCAACCTGTTTGGCCTGCTGCCGTTCGCGGTTCCGGCATTCCTGCTGATCGGCGTGTGGCCGATCATCATGGGCATCACGATGTTCCTGCAGATGCGGATGAACCCGACGCCGCCGGACCCGACCCAGGCGATGATCTTCACCTGGATGCCGGTCATATTCACCTTCATGCTGGCCTCGTTCCCCGCCGGCCTGGTGATCTACTGGGCATGGAACAACTCGCTGTCGATCCTGCAGCAGGGCATCATCATGAAGCGCCAGGGCGCCAAGATCGAGCTCTGGGACAATCTCATCGGCATCTTCAAGAAGAAACCCACGCCGGCGGAATAG
- the rnpA gene encoding ribonuclease P protein component, translating into MKNRPPERLRKRAEFLAVRAGEKRRGRLFLVEALRRDDEGAPRFGVTVTKKVGNAAVRNRIRRRLKEAMRVHAADDMAAGSDYVIVARRDVLAAPFSTLKAELARRIRGTDR; encoded by the coding sequence GTGAAGAACCGGCCTCCCGAACGGCTGCGCAAACGCGCTGAGTTCCTGGCCGTCCGTGCGGGCGAAAAGCGCCGCGGGCGGCTTTTCCTCGTGGAGGCGCTGCGTCGCGACGACGAAGGCGCGCCACGTTTCGGCGTCACCGTGACGAAGAAGGTCGGCAACGCAGCCGTCCGAAACCGTATCCGGCGCCGACTCAAGGAAGCCATGCGCGTCCATGCCGCTGATGACATGGCGGCAGGGAGCGACTATGTGATCGTCGCGCGGCGCGACGTGCTTGCCGCGCCGTTCAGCACATTGAAGGCCGAGCTTGCCCGGCGCATTCGCGGAACCGACCGATGA